The following is a genomic window from candidate division KSB1 bacterium.
CAAAAATAGACAGTCTGCTCGATAAAGCAAAAACCGTCTCTTCAGCAGAAAACGCACAACCCCTTTGGGACAAGTTTCAAAAAACCATTCTTGATCAGTCCCCTTATACTTTTCTATACATTCCGGATCATCTGAGTGCCGTGAATCATAATTTAACAAACACAAGCATCGATATACGCGGTTTCCTCAATAATAGTCACGAATGGCAGCTGATTGATGAACGATAAAAATCGATATACAGTACTGTTGTACAGTCTGGATAAAGAAACAGCGGTACGTTCAGCGTTCGCATTGAGTGATGCCGAGGGCGATTTGATCCCGTTTCAGGATTTCAACAAGCTGCTGGAATATGTTAAGAAAAGTCCGCCCGAACTGCTGCTCATCGATATTGACCATAGCACTCAAAAGCCGTTAAAGTTGATCCAGACCCTGAACTCTTTCAAGCAGTGCGTCCTCATTGGCATAACCCGTAATAATCCTTTGAATATTGTGGTTCAGGCCGTACGCTATGGAGTCCGGGATGTACTGAGCCTGGACTCGGATATGCTCAAGCTGCAAAAAGAGATCGGCGGTCATTACCAGGACTGGCGCGAACGCGATCAGTCGTTCCTGGAACGGCAAAAAAAAGAATATGATTTCAGCAACATCATCGGTCAGAGCCAGCCGATCCAGCAAG
Proteins encoded in this region:
- a CDS encoding sigma 54-interacting transcriptional regulator, whose translation is MNDKNRYTVLLYSLDKETAVRSAFALSDAEGDLIPFQDFNKLLEYVKKSPPELLLIDIDHSTQKPLKLIQTLNSFKQCVLIGITRNNPLNIVVQAVRYGVRDVLSLDSDMLKLQKEIGGHYQDWRERDQSFLERQKKEYDFSNIIGQSQPIQQVFNLISKIVKRKWVTVLVYGETGTGKELIARTIHYQTCREDEQFVEINCSALPETLLESEYIRL